The stretch of DNA TTCATACACAACTTCAGTTCTAAATTTGAATAATACGATAGAATGGGAAGAACGAAATAACTTAAAATTAGCTACAATGTCtttcacacaatgtcttcgagaaaacaaaaaaattgctaTGAGAAAAGCACTGCAACTATAATTTCGTTATATCATGTTTTACTGTGTTGTTTTGCGATTCCATGTGATAAATATTGTAATACATGTTTTGCTATAAATTTTGCATGTTGCACGGAAAAAATGTTTAAATCATACATATTGGagggaaaaaaagatttttcgtttAATAAAAATATCTTTTTCGAATATATCACGTTTCCATTTTATCACGCGAAATGTTTTTTGgtgtgatataatcgagacgtcactgtATTTAGTCACAATCGTTATGTGCAATACgtgagaacagcaatacacttcaatctaggatatttttttttcttttaagatgagtttgattttatgagtTTTAATATTTGACGAGACTTTTAAACAGAGCTTCTAAGTACATGATTCGTAGgtctaaaacaaaaatgctattataaatgtagcactTCATGTGGATCGactattttgtgtttttttcacaaGAAAAAAGGCATGTGATTCTCATTATGCTAAACGTCCATTATggaagatgttgttatgtgaaatttgctgcCCCTGTTCGTTCATTCTATGtcatcagaacagataaaaaatcacaacgcatcacaatcaaattacgtcacatcacaagggaaatggcgcttacgccactccgttttgaagcttttacggggttattttttcatatttctttaaAACTTCGTagtcgtttgaaaggatttggtattctttatcgatctataacataaaaagtaaaatgtcaattttggtcatttcgcgagattacggcagtcccgcagtttttctttttcttactctttttttaaatacaattaCAAAAATTGTACTTTTTACACACTTAGGACACCTAGGAATGAAGTAGTAGATGACGCTTAGAATAAGTCATGATTGATTAAATTTAATGTAtgtaaaccattaaatttattGTTCTGAACATTCGATCCTCTGAATAGTCTTTTTGTTCTAGTCTGTTAAGAATTACCTTATCCTTCCAGATTTTCGGATACCTTTCGGAGCAATTCAGTCCAAGCGTTTTTATCAGTTCACCCTTTCAGCTATTCTTCCCCAGGAAATGTACTCATTCAgctgatgaattaaaaaaaacgacgATACTAATCACCGAACTCAACCAACCCCCGTTTAAGTATATGTAATCTACAAGCACCAGTGGGCAGCCAAAGCGCAAAGCAGAGGGCTCAGAATTATCTGGCACATTCAAGGACAATCTGGGTTCGATTCATGTCTCCCTCGTCCACCTGGATCGAGTGGAATGGATAACATACTGGCTGGATATTCTACACTACAGTTAACATATGGCACTCTCCAAAAGCAATCCCTCACTCGAAAAGCTTCTTTGTCCCGAGAAGAGCTGAACAGGCTGAACACTCCACCAACTACTACTATGTATCCGGTTGTCGGGTTAGCCGTAAACTCACCCACACAAACACACAACTATAAATTAACACAACTATTGGCCAGTGGGGCGGGGGATATAGAACATAATATGTGAGAATGAGGTTAGAGAGTTCTGCAACCTCTGCAACGATTGCCAAAAAGGGCGGgatggtggtggtggttttTGCAAACTACTACGGTAAGTTGTGTGAGAAGAGTGGGTGAAGGTGGAAATAGTGGGCTCATGTGGCAGCTGGTGATTTGGCGGTGGTATTTGCGCTTATCGGTGTTATTAGACGATACTAAATACTTTCACTTGAATTTGGCACAGGTTTGGTATCGATTGTGTTGGTTTTGCCTGAATGGGTTGTTGTTGTTAAGATAGATAGCAAACATGTGGTTgattgtggtttttttttgttttctatttttgttgCTTGGTTCAGTACCTCGACGGGATTTCGTTGCACTTGGCGGAAAGCGAGTTTTCTGTACATTGTATGCTTTTCCCGGCTGACGGTTTGCTATATCGGCGTGGCAGCTGTGCGGCCGCAATCGTGGTCTTTATGGCATTATTGACTCTGGATGCGCGCGGTGGGAGCTTGTTCATGGAGTATGTTGTGGGTAAGCGaggggtggtggtggtggtgataGCGGTATGTGTTGTGTTGGAAGTGGAGCTTGAAGTTGTTTCGTGCGTTGGTTCGTCTGGTGTCGTCGTCGTACTCGGACTGTGGCTTGTGGAACTTGTGGCTgaagtcgtcgtcgtcgtcgtcatcgttGTTGTCGTTGATGTAGTCGTCGACGTCGTCGAGGTGGTGGTCGAGCGTTGTGTACTTGGTGCTACAGTTGTCGAGGTGGTGGTAGAAGGCAATCGCTGGGTGCTGGAGCTCGATGTATACCGAGGGGAGGTACTCGTCGTGGTAGTGGTCGTCGGCTCTGTAGTGGTGTAACGTCTCGACGATCGGTAAAGAGGTTTGTACTGGGTAGCGGTTCTAGCAGTCGTGGTGGTTGTCGGAGCAACAGTGGTCGACTCTTGGTACGAGTAATCCGCCAAATCCTCCTCGGGCGGGACTTCGTCATCTTCATCTTCGTCCTCATCGTCCTCTTCGTTACTGGTATTGTCCTCCTGCTGGTACGACAGCAGTTCCTTTTCGGTCGGTATGTTCATTTCGGGCATCTCTACGGTCGCACGGAACTTCTTCGTCGTTGACTCAGTCTCGCTGTTGGAGGAAGGCCTAAATGTGTTCAATTCAGTCGAGGTTAAATGGAAACGAGTGTAGTACACTGGCTTGTCTGTGATCTTAACCACATCAACGGGTTCCGATTCTGTGCTAATTGTTACGTTCTCCGTGGGAGCTATATTCTTTTTGTACACTTCAGCATTATCGTCACTAAAACGTGACCTGTAATGGGTTGTATTCGTCGAAGAAACGTCATCGCTAGCGTCGCGAGATCGTGACTCGGCGGTACGAACACGGTTCGCATATGAACCGGTGGAAGAGGAGACCGAAGGCGACACGGAAAGGGTCACCTTGCGATCGGGATACTCGGAAGATATGGAAAGCACCGTGGTTTCAGTGCTGGTAGAAGTCAGGTTAGCGTTTGCGTTACCGTGTTTAAGGGTGGCTTTCGCGGCCGTTGGCCGCAGCCGAGAGTATGTTCGTCTTAAGTGACCACGGCTACGGTGCCGATAGCGAGGGGTGGTTACCTCGTCGGATGATTCGACAGGTTTTATGAAAGTGAACATTGGACGGTACCGTCCTCGGTAGACTTCGGTAGATTTGGGGGCGTTAGTGGCAGTGTAGTCCTCTGTGCTCGCAGCGGAAGTCGAAGACGTTAAGGTACTGCTTGACGTTAGTGGGGTAGTACTCGTGCTGGTGGTAGACTCTGTTGTGGTTGTGGTAGTGGTGGAAGGAGTTGTGCTTGAGGTTGTTGTAGTTGGCTCGGTGGTAGTGGTGGTGGTGGTAGAAGTAGTGGTAGTGGTAATAGGAGCAGGAGTAGTAGTTGTGGTAGTAGAAGTTGTGAAAGTAGTTGCAATATCATGCGTTGTTCTAGTAGCAGGTGTAGTGGTGGGCTTTACAAAGGTGGTTAGTTTCGATGGAGCGGTTATCGAGAAAAAACTTCTGAAAGAAGattcacgaggtgcttcggaaGTAACTCGGTAGGTGTTAGAAATCACTCTAGGTGTAGAGTAAATTAACGATTTGTCCGATGAGGTCATTTGTCGTTGCACTTCAAGGCTTTTGAACGGTGATACGAGAAGGCGTGTAGAAGTGCTTGGTGCGAATGTTTTGTTCAGAGTATCTTTGAAGATCTGTCCCCGAGAGGTGAAACTTTGTACTGCCTCGGAAATTTTTCTACTATCAAAGGTGCTAGATGGGGGTGGTGTTGAGGTTGTTCTCGGTGGAAAACGTGTAGGTGGCAATGTTTTGATTTCTAGCTGATCCAGAAAGTCGGTTTCAGCTTTGAATGGGATGTAGGAATCGTCCAGTTCCTGCTCATCTTGCTCCTGGAGGGTATTGGTTTGAGGTTTCGAGAACACATTATCCGGATATGAGGCAATCCATTCACTGGGTGAGGTTGGGTCCGTATCGAGATAGCTCACTTTAGCGGGTCGACTACTAAGTCTGGTAGATGCAGTGGCTTCGGCCCGATTCTGGTAGTAACGCGAGCGTATCGGAGACGTGGTAGAACTTGACACGAAATGCAGCGCTTTGCCCGTTGTTGTAGTCGTAGGTTCAGTGGTGGTGGATGTCACCTTATCAAACACTCTCGAGTGTGAATATTTGGGGCTGGGCGTTGTAAGTTCTACTACCTCTACTGTTCCTTTCGTTATGGCAGGTCTTCCGCCGATGCCAGCATTCAGCGTTAAACGAATTGATTTGTTGTTATCGAATTGACTGGGTTGGACTTCATATCTAGGGGAAGATGTAGTGGTACTGGTGTGCTCTTCGAGTTTGGTGTATCCCACGATCTTTCTATAATCATTATGATCTGGGCTGATTTCAGGGCGAGGTTTTCCACGAATAAATTCGTTATCCTCAAATTGGTTGGATTTGATCCTATATCTCGGCGGATTCGTCGTGGGAGTTTCAGTGGAGCTAACGAACTCTCTGGGTTTAGTGTACACCGTAGACAACCCAACGGGTTTTCTATAATCTTTTGGCTCTGAGTTGGTTTCGTAGCGAGTGTTTGTGCGAATAGATTTGTTGTCCTCGAGTTGGACGGGTTTGATTTCATTTCTGGGCGAAGTCGTCGTGGGCCTTGCGGTGGAGCTAACGAATTCTTTGGGTGTAGTGTACACCGATGTCAAATTGGAGGTTTTCCTATAATCGATTTGATCTGGACTGACTTTGTCGGGGTTGACTTCATATCTGGGTGCGTTAGTGGTGGAACGCTCCGTGGAGCTAATGTACTCTTCAGGTTTAGTATACACAGACGACCCAATGGTCTTCCTGTAGTCAACTTGTTCTGGGCTGATTTCGTAGCGAGTTTTTCCGCCAAACCCGGTGCCGAGTGTCAAGCGAATGGATTTGCCGTCCTCGAATTGGTCGGGTTTGATTTGATGTCTTGGAGCAGATGTTGTAGTGAATCTTTCTGTGGAGCTAATAGGTTCTTCGGGTTTAGTGTACACCGTTGACAACCCTAGACGAGGTTTGTCACCGAATACTGTGCCCAGAGTCAAGCGAATAGACTTGTGATCCTCGAACTGGTCGGGTTTGACTTCATATTTGGGCGCGCTTGTCGTGGGTCTTACGGTGGAGCTTGTGTGTTCCTCGGGTTTGCTGTACATCGAGGACAGTCGCACAGTTTTCCTGTAGTCGACTTGATCCAAACCGATTTCGTACCGAGGGGATGAATATGAGTATGTCACTCGCGTTGGAGCCGCACTAGGGCTGAGCGTGGAAGTTACCGGCAACCGATTTGTCTGGTTCGTCTTGGAATTTTCGGACTTTGCAGCGGTTCGTGGGGATTGGGTAGAGCTTGGGAGTATGTGCTCGGTCCTGATATCATATATCGGAGTCCGGGTTACCGGTCTCTCGGTGGTCTGTGGTTCGTATTTGAAGCTACCCGAGGGAACTCGAGGAACCTTGCTGTCGTTCGAATACTCTGGCCGAGGTTCGTAACGTGTAGACGAGGATAGAATTGGAGTCCTCGTCGttgttgtcgttgttgttgATGATCCATGGCCGAAGATTGAACCCAGCGTCAACCGATGTTTACTGCCGTTAACTCTGAAATCGTCCGAGTTAAGAATATAACGAGGTGATTGTGTAGAGCTAGGGCGCACCAGAGTAAAATTTGGTTCGACAAACTGCGAGCCATCGACTTCGATGGTTTTGATCGTGTCCTGTGCGTTGAATGGTCTAGCAGTGGAATAAGCAGAAACTGGTGCGAATGTGGTAGATGTAGCGATAGTGGATTGCTGAGTGGCGGAAAGTGTAGTGCCGagagccttgagaaaggtattttgaCCGCGACTGCGAATACTTGGGTTCAAATAGCTATCATAATCAGGTATAGCCGGCACCCGCGTCAGGGGAATCACCGGTTTGTGTGCCTTGAAACTCTCTGGCTGTATGTCGGAGATGACGTAGGTATGAAcgttttgcttttgtatttcaGGGCGTGGTGTTGTGGTTGTGGTGCTGGTAGTAGTAGTTGTAGTTGTGGTAGTAGAAGTAGCGCTAGTGGTTGTCGTAGGTTTCGTGGTCGTGGTCTCGGTTGTAGAGCTTAGTGACCTCAGTGGCTCAGGGCTACTGTTGAATGAGTAGGTGAAGTAGTTTCTAGGCTTATCATACGAGAAGGGACTGTCCCCACGGAGCCCACCCGAAGTGTAATTGGAGGATGGCGGATTGACTGGCAGTAACTTTTGTGTGATGAACTTTTTGTTCGACTGATCATTGCTGCTGTCTTCGTCCCGAGCGTCATATTCGTAACGTGTTTTGCTAAGCGGATAATCATCGTCGTCGTCATAGTAGCTGTCCTCTGGGATGGGATGGAATTTTATTTCCGGAGGGATTCGGGACAAAGGTTTGCCGTCACTGTCGAAAGGTAGGGAGCGACCGGTTGTGCTGGTAGTGCTAGTGGTTCTTGTCGTGGGTTTGTAGATACTCGATCCGGAACTGGGGGACCGAGGTGTGTAGGAAAACGGGGAAAAGGACACTAGGATGGGACTCTCCGTCGAGGTGGAAGTGGGACCCGCGCGTGCTGCGAGTGTTAATATAATTGGTTTGGGAGTTGATTTTTTGCTTTGTTCATCCAATTGTGATGATCTGTTGGAATAGATAGCATTGGTTGGCATTTTAGAAATGGTGTTTGATAAACGTATCGGAAAGCAAACATTCAGATATTAGAAACGAACGAGAACCGGGTGCGATGATCATAGCGGAGATTTTTGGAATCTAGGTTTCTTTTTGTCAAACAACTAAGCTATTAACCAAAGATCTCTTTTACTATGATCACCTTCCATAATGCAACTTGTCCAATTAGTTATTGTTATTCACGAAAGTATTGGGTGGGCGTTACATAAGATGCATGGGAAGATGGGCTAGGCTTTGGGTTTTCGGGGGGGTAGGATATGTACGTATCTCGAGGGACTGTAGTATTGATTAATGGCATGCTAGTGTACAACGGCGATTCTTTGGAACCAGTTTAGATACGAATGATTCTCccattttgtttgtttggtagtCTTTCGTGCTGATGATTGCGCGTAAGTTGGAATGATAATGAGAAAGCGGAAGCTAACTGTAGTGTTAAATAAAGGGGAGGTTGGAGTATAGATTGAAGGACATTTTTTCCGAGGAATAGGACAGAGGATTAAGCTGCAAAGACGTACGGATACACACACAGACTAAAATATAGACAGAAGAGGTATTAGAAGTACGAAAATGACGCGACAAGCACTAATATTTCCTTTCCGTATTTTTTTGTTCCCGGTGTTTGCTATTCTAAATGATTCCACTACAACTACCGATGATCCGTTTTTTGGTTGATAATTTTGAAGCGATGATTTCAGGGTTGGCATGACTGACGGCTGACTGACAGTTACAATAGAAGCAGAACGCCATTTTTGGTTCTCTTTTGCTGTACCTTGTATAGTACTGTGGAGGAGCGGGTGTTGTTGCTGTGGTGGTCGAGGTGGTTGTAGTGGTTCTTGCTGTAGTTGTTGATGGGAGTGAGAACGGCACGGGCGATGTTACGAAGGCGGTCTGGTACTTTGGACTGTTATAGTTACGAACCGTTGACGATACCAAAACCGGACGGTCAGAAATTGAGTTCAACTCGTTTCTGTGCGCATTTGGGACGGCCCGCACATTAAAATTATGAGTCAAATCGGTTCCGAACAGGGGAAGATtggtttgttttgtattttgtttttatttttcaagagGGGAGGGACGGCATAAAAAGTTGGTTAGAGAATTATTTCGTTTCGGTATACTTATTTGTAGAAGCAACATTGTTCAAAATATATAGAGATACGcagtgaaaaaatatgaaacaaatcGAATGAAATACCTGATTTGGGTGTTTGTCTGCTTCTGATTATAACGATCATCTTCAAGCTGGGGATGAGTAAAACGTTGAATCAGACATTATTCATCACTTGTTGGTGTGCAACAACTTTTGACTTACCTGTGACACAAGGGCATCATCATAATCCGCCTGATAGGACGGGCGCTGTTGGTAGGTAGTTCTGGGAGAAGTGACGTACGTTGACGGTTCCCGCTGAGAAGTTGGAGCGATGGTTGTGACTACGGTAGGACGATAAGTAGACGATACGATTGCCTTCTGTGGCTGTTGGGGCGATTGTTGATTGTTCTGATTGTACTGTGGTTGATACTCTGCGGAAAAGCAAACGATTTGATTCAAAATATGCATTTGATTTGTATCTCCTTGATCGATTTTTGTACGGTGTGTCGGATCATGAGGGCTTTTACActttaaataaatttttagcacatgttttggcatcctaattcattacattaaatgagcttgaATATAACAGACTATGTGCAACTCTTCCATACTGGtacatcatttgtataatattgggttggggaaaaagaaatgtcgtatattgtcaaaatatggcaacacttaaacatatcttgtgttgtacttatcgcatcgggtcatactatacggccaTTTAAAGACGaacctgtgctacaagtgtcgttttgacagtgttgtgattgtccatttcagtctcaagttatagcgcgtcaaagatggagtctaccaagcaagaaattcgccatactttacgtttttactacctgagAGGTAAAACATGCAACGGAAGCGGTCGacaaaattcgtgtagtttatggacccgatactgtaacgattcgaacagcacagcgttggtttgatggatttcgttctggtgtagtggctgtcgaagatacaccccgtactggtaggccaatcgtcgtggaaaccgataaaatcgttgatattatccaagtagaccggcatgtgagcactcgctcgattggccaggaactgggtatagaccataaaaccgtttggaaccacttgcagaagattggattccataaaaaagctggatgtatgggtcccacacgagttgacgcaaaaaaatcttttagaccgaatcaacgtctgcgatgcactgctgaaacggaacgaactcgacccatttttgaagaagatggtgactggtgatgaaaagtggatcacataCGACAAGCCggtccaaaccatcgccaagcccggattgacgaccaggaaggttttgctgtgtgtttggtcggattggaagggaatcatccactatgagctgctcaactatggctagaccctcaactcgattctctactgtgagcagcttgaccgtttgaagcaggcgattgaccagaggcggccagaaatgatcaataggaatggtgttgttttccatcagg from Toxorhynchites rutilus septentrionalis strain SRP chromosome 3, ASM2978413v1, whole genome shotgun sequence encodes:
- the LOC129780566 gene encoding mucin-2 isoform X3 — its product is MYSHELQTCDWPRNVGCDLPALSAPSAPSRGAVTPRVPQVFSRIRYSSMGASAPSAPSGPSGPSAPSGPSGPEPSAPARVQRIHTLPPPPPPANPNPVITNRGQAKNSPQEDIAKLYAEAHDTLPPVEEDESDRQQRVYRGQPSTVTQVQRDRDGILQQPSVNAIPTHAKVGSFAYSAQPQPFSDEDALQDLDHQSEHTKVHDRKKRDVASQDTKATTNDDPKDPSIDPITNNENTDTVKQSQPVKRSDGEESPDSTKVIDPTDLEESVDSDENLRSIRQLRPLENWQFSSLDNRNNFSPQGYDLFPFPAGSNTDAKSDARHFQQQTYNKKEINSYNDYLEAYAKAKQQGQYLQPVGIPSHHKAASSQNYKPPNKINPQETILPLLVSKQPPRAPQYQTAFTAAAFVNNHKKYSTPVPDIDDDNIPDNFAYFHFGNSYSSTPISVNNNNKYSAQKGPLVPPPPPQPSSQPLKLSPTTHRNPFIAFSSVGGFFNNQPTSSPLKESFISVPKHPGNNLHEVKAQKISIRPNTHTPVFASNSIPTVNGRYQSTTPKAPVYSQEYYPQNTHASSAKVPQKIQPVVNYNSFPVKPTYEDSTQKPSTYFVTKSTHGFQPIIGSTTPRYHQQAAIQPNAEYNQFFASIKNNHVKQVDTKLLDELQDFGKIYPKNTTTNLRPVQPLAPVKSVQNAQSLKPVQPTQSLQPLQQYDPMLYYGPSTVKPTRGYIEYYYDEDAIQNAHGQKYVKNTLNSNRKPTFQSPPTVEEEEEYYDEEDEDDYEYRFPVNKSKYTPMTETMAPRPLPSLTTARPQASVSGHIYYVNPNKHETSTWRPSTITTHSPTTSDIPPIIKFPGDVFEGIKPFGDIPRYQNKTTTRPYVNANRPRVPPRPTVVSNSNLIDETTSKELLRTTARSPITAKGIVKTYTTPTSVTQTPPPPVVTRSTRTTTTTTVAPTSETTSRKRYTVRPNRGQQRWRSSTETPEEPTVSTRPNKNRYNHLELDERLPNRVETSSPAPAPSRYIPEQPQKTVHHSSQSSKNYYNTSSYDPSGYDYYYAVNDDDVELYRDVEYQPQYNQNNQQSPQQPQKAIVSSTYRPTVVTTIAPTSQREPSTYVTSPRTTYQQRPSYQADYDDALVSQLEDDRYNQKQTNTQIRNELNSISDRPVLVSSTVRNYNSPKYQTAFVTSPVPFSLPSTTTARTTTTTSTTTATTPAPPQYYTRSSQLDEQSKKSTPKPIILTLAARAGPTSTSTESPILVSFSPFSYTPRSPSSGSSIYKPTTRTTSTTSTTGRSLPFDSDGKPLSRIPPEIKFHPIPEDSYYDDDDDYPLSKTRYEYDARDEDSSNDQSNKKFITQKLLPVNPPSSNYTSGGLRGDSPFSYDKPRNYFTYSFNSSPEPLRSLSSTTETTTTKPTTTTSATSTTTTTTTTTSTTTTTPRPEIQKQNVHTYVISDIQPESFKAHKPVIPLTRVPAIPDYDSYLNPSIRSRGQNTFLKALGTTLSATQQSTIATSTTFAPVSAYSTARPFNAQDTIKTIEVDGSQFVEPNFTLVRPSSTQSPRYILNSDDFRVNGSKHRLTLGSIFGHGSSTTTTTTTRTPILSSSTRYEPRPEYSNDSKVPRVPSGSFKYEPQTTERPVTRTPIYDIRTEHILPSSTQSPRTAAKSENSKTNQTNRLPVTSTLSPSAAPTRVTYSYSSPRYEIGLDQVDYRKTVRLSSMYSKPEEHTSSTVRPTTSAPKYEVKPDQFEDHKSIRLTLGTVFGDKPRLGLSTVYTKPEEPISSTERFTTTSAPRHQIKPDQFEDGKSIRLTLGTGFGGKTRYEISPEQVDYRKTIGSSVYTKPEEYISSTERSTTNAPRYEVNPDKVSPDQIDYRKTSNLTSVYTTPKEFVSSTARPTTTSPRNEIKPVQLEDNKSIRTNTRYETNSEPKDYRKPVGLSTVYTKPREFVSSTETPTTNPPRYRIKSNQFEDNEFIRGKPRPEISPDHNDYRKIVGYTKLEEHTSTTTSSPRYEVQPSQFDNNKSIRLTLNAGIGGRPAITKGTVEVVELTTPSPKYSHSRVFDKVTSTTTEPTTTTTGKALHFVSSSTTSPIRSRYYQNRAEATASTRLSSRPAKVSYLDTDPTSPSEWIASYPDNVFSKPQTNTLQEQDEQELDDSYIPFKAETDFLDQLEIKTLPPTRFPPRTTSTPPPSSTFDSRKISEAVQSFTSRGQIFKDTLNKTFAPSTSTRLLVSPFKSLEVQRQMTSSDKSLIYSTPRVISNTYRVTSEAPRESSFRSFFSITAPSKLTTFVKPTTTPATRTTHDIATTFTTSTTTTTTPAPITTTTTSTTTTTTTEPTTTTSSTTPSTTTTTTTESTTSTSTTPLTSSSTLTSSTSAASTEDYTATNAPKSTEVYRGRYRPMFTFIKPVESSDEVTTPRYRHRSRGHLRRTYSRLRPTAAKATLKHGNANANLTSTSTETTVLSISSEYPDRKVTLSVSPSVSSSTGSYANRVRTAESRSRDASDDVSSTNTTHYRSRFSDDNAEVYKKNIAPTENVTISTESEPVDVVKITDKPVYYTRFHLTSTELNTFRPSSNSETESTTKKFRATVEMPEMNIPTEKELLSYQQEDNTSNEEDDEDEDEDDEVPPEEDLADYSYQESTTVAPTTTTTARTATQYKPLYRSSRRYTTTEPTTTTTTSTSPRYTSSSSTQRLPSTTTSTTVAPSTQRSTTTSTTSTTTSTTTTMTTTTTTSATSSTSHSPSTTTTPDEPTHETTSSSTSNTTHTAITTTTTPRLPTTYSMNKLPPRASRVNNAIKTTIAAAQLPRRYSKPSAGKSIQCTENSLSAKCNEIPSRVSSNNNNNRNRGNSQYATDSQSTVASNRGTHPPRARPTLKPSQTIVSKAQEFIDIYRHPATRPEPLYPQPTPDKTAAKCRKDVCLLPDCYCGGKDIPGDMQVEQVPQIVLLTFDDSVNDLNKQLYQDLFERGRVNPNGCPISATFYVSHEWTDYSQVQNLYADGHEMASHTVSHSFGEAFSPKKWAREVAGQREILSAYGGVKLEDVRGMRAPFLSIGGNKMFKMLHDFNFTYDSSMPVYENRPPSWPYTLDYKIFHDCMIPPCPTKSYPGVWEVPMVMWQDLNGGRCSMGDACSNPPDAENVYKMIMKNFERHYTTNRAPFGLYYHAAWFTQPHHKEGFIQFLDAINSMKDVFIVTNWQALQWVRDPTPMSRMNSFQPFQCNYSDRPKRCNNPKVCNLWHKSGVRYMRTCQPCPEIYPWTGKTGIRSSRIDNDIEVADTN